The genomic DNA ATCTATCTGGTTGCGCCGCACGTCGACATCGTAGGCGTCGTCGTCGAGCGGTTCACCGTCGAGTTCCGCTCCGGTGCCCCATGTGACCAGTGTATGCTCGGCGGGCGCGCCGAGGTCGCCGAGGCCGTATCCCCAGTCGGTTCGCTTGTGTTCGGTGCCGGTTCCGGGCGTGGTGTCGATGCCGATAGCGACCGCGGCGGCGTCCGGTTTCAGCATCGTGTTCAGCGCCACCCGATAGCGGACGCCGTCGTCGGTCTCCTGAACCCGAAACTCCAGCAGGTCGGCAGCATTGTGGGCGTAGGGCCGCTCGGCGGTCGGGTAGTGGTAGTCGCCCGTCGGCTGAGAGAGGACTCCGCCCAGCGAGGCGGCGTCAGCGGGGCTTCCGCTGGTCCACGAGCGCGTGTCCGCGCCACGGTCGTCGTAGACGTAGTCCTGATAGAGATACTCGCCGTCTCGATAGGCGTCACAGCCGCAGACGAGAAGCGGGTCGGCATCCCAGTCGGGGCCGTTCTCGAGCTGTGGCGGGGTCGGGTTCGCTCCGTAGAGCGCGTCCGGACCCGGGCGGGGCGGCGAGGCGTCCGGTTCGTCGTCGGTCGCCTCATCGTCCGCCGTATCGTGGGGGTCCACAGCCATCCTACCTCCCTTTCCGTAGCCGCGACGTGTTAATCCTACGGATACTGCAGTGTTTATCTACTCCCCGGTGGCGGGCGAAATATCCGATGGGGCGTTATCCGTCTTCGGCGTCGCTGTCTTCGAGTTCCTCCGGCGGGGTGTACTCAAGCGCCCCGAGGAGCCGCTCTGCGGTCTCGGACTCCTCTTCATCGACGGGGTACATCACGTAGCCGACGATGGTGTCTCCGGTGTCGTCCCGCTGGGTCTGGAGGACGTGGATGAAGGCTGTCGGCTCGGCGTCGGGCTCGTCCGGTTCGACGCGGAAGACGGTGACGTTGGCGTCGCTGTCGTCGTCGAATGGCTGGAGCGTGTAGTTGTCGTGTTCTTCGAAGCCGCTCTCGTCGAAGCCACCGACGTACCGGGCCGCAAGCTCGTAGGTGTCCATCTGGAGCAGCGGGTTGACACTCTGGCCGGCGATTGTCGCTTCAGGTATCGTGACCGTCCCGACCTGTACCGGGCCGGTCCCGGCGGGCATGTCGTCGTCTACCTGCCCGTATCTCGCCATGTGGCTTTTGACGGTGACGTTGGTCTGGTTGCCGTCGTCACCGACGTCGATGGTCTGGGAGTACTCTTCGCGTTCCGACAACTGGAGTTCATAGCCCGCATCCTTTGCTGTCGACTCCTCGATGACCGTCTCGCCGGACTCGAAATCGAGGTCTTCACCGAGGAGCGCGCCAGCACAGCCAGCGGTCACGACGACCGCAAGGACGGCAAAGGCGGCGACGTTGATGCGCATACTCTCTCTCTCCGGCGTCGAGTAATAAATGTCCAACGCTGGACTACAGTCGGTGAGACAACGCCAGCGGGGGCCGACCGCAAGGCACTTCGAGCCGGCAGCATCACTGTCGGGTATGTCATCCCGGCTTGTGTCGCGCCGTCGGGCCGTCGCCGTAGCGGCGACCGTCGCGGTTGCCGGCTGCCTTACCGAGGCGGGACGGCGCTGCCGCGGGAACACCGTCCGGCTGTCGATGCAACCGACGACAGCGGACGACCCTCTCGGCCTCTCGTCGCTCGGTCCCGAAGCGACGGGGGTCATCGAGACGGCGCGTGACGGCACCCACGTCGAGCACTGCGTGGTCTGGGAGCCGTCGGGCGACGAAACAGGGCCGTCACCGGGGCTTGCGGCGGTCGTGGGCCGGCTCGTCGACGACAGCGACCGGGGGCCACCGGCAGCGGGCGAGGAGCTTGCGGTCGATGTCGAGTACGAACAGCAAGCATACCGGCTCGTCGTCGCCGCGGAGTAGTACATTCCGCCCGCGCGTTCGGCGAGATGCCGTCGACATGCTCTTTCCGCTGGAGCCGATAGTTCCACAGAACAATGGCACTGCTCCGGGCACGGCTCGGCGAGACCGTCGACGACCTCAGGGGGCGGCTCCACGCGGCACTCGCCGAGCGGTACACGCCGGGGCAGGTCGCCGGAAGCTTCGCCGTCGGCGTCTTCATCACCTCGCTGCCGACGCTGGGGACCGGACTGTTGCTCTTTCCGCCGCTTTCGTACCTGTTTGCCGGGATATCGAAGGTCGCGCTCGTGGCGGCGGTGGCGGTGATGAATCCCGTCGTCAAATGGGGCGTCTACGGTGTCAGTTTCTGGCTCGGGTCGAGGCTTCTCGGGCCGGTCGAGGGGGTAGCACGCGGGGATATCGGGCTATCGGCCGCGCCGGAGGTCGTGACCCGGTTGCTCGTCGGGAACCTACTTTTGGCGGTGGTGTTTACCGTCGTCGGCTACGCCGTGGCCTATCGGCTCACCGTCGAGTACCGGCAACAAAACGGCGGCGTCGGCCGCATCGAGGGCGCGCTCGAAGCGGTGTTCGGTCGGCGGTAGCTATTCGAGGTCGTCGGGGCCGTACGCCGAGAGTATCAACAGCACGTGTGCGACCATACCGACAGCGAGTAGCGCGAGGCCGACGTAGCCGATACCCTGTGTCGTAGCGTCCGGGGCGGCTCCGGATTCCGCGAGGACGACCGCGGCGCTCCAGACGACCGCGGCCAGCAGGAGCACCCCGACGCCCGCTTTGCCGTACGTCGAGTTCGGTTCTGACATCTCTGTCGGCCGTACGAGCGGGGGGTACCTTACCGTTGTGTCTCGTCGTCGAAGGGGGCGTGTTGGCCGCGATGGGAAGACATTTGACTGACTGACCAGTCAGTTAATATTACGTGTCGCTTCGTTCGCGCCTGTATCAGTACGTTTCATCTCTCGGTAGCCGCTGCCGACGGATAGCCGAGCGTGTGCCGAACCTGTTTCGGCTGGGCGTGCTGGCTGTCGGGCTGGCGCTGGCGCGGGCGGGGCTCATCGACGAGACCCGCGCGCGGCGAACGACCGAGTTGGCGTGGCCCCGCATCGTCACTGGCATCGCCCGGATGTCGAAAAACGCCGTCGACGTCGCGATGGTCGGGGTCGCTGTCGGGTCATCGGCCATCGCCGGCGTCGGTATCGCCGGACCGTTCTGGGGGCTTGCCTTCGCCATCGGCGGCGGCATCGCCGGCGGTACCATCGCGCTGGTCAGCCAGCGGTACGGCGCCGATGCATACGACGAGCTGGGACAGGCGGTCCGAACCAGCGCGTTCCTCGTCGTCATCGCGAGCCTCCCGCTCGTGGCCGTGTTCTGGACGTACGGCCCACAGCTTGTCGGCCTGCTGAGCAGCGACCCCGAGGTCGTCCGGCTCGGCGGCGATTATCTCCGGCTCGTCGGCTTCGGAATTCCGCTGGCGGGGCTGAATCTCGTCGGCAGCCGCGTGCTCGTCGGCTCCGATGACGCCTACACCGCGATGGTCGTCCGCGCGGGCGGGGCCGTCGCCAACGTCGTTATCAACGCCGTCCTCATCTTCGGCCTCGGGATGGGCGTCGAGGGCGCGGCGCTCGGAACGGTCCTCTCGAACGCCGCCGTCACCGCCGCGTTCGCGCTCGGGCTGACGTTCGGCCGCCTGCCCGGCGCGGGACGGTTCCCGGTGACTGTCGACCCCGTCGGCGGCTACGTCGACCGGGCGACGGCCAGAGACCTCATCGCCATCGGCGCGCCGGTGATGGGCCGGAACCTTGTCTGGACCGTCGCCGAGATACCGATGTTCGCCATTCTCGATATCTTCGGCTCCGATGTCGTCTCGGCGTTCGTCATCGCCCGCCGGGTCTGGGGGTTGCTGAACACCCCCGGTTGGGGCTTCGGCCTCGCTTCGTCGAGCCTTGTCGGCCAAGAACTGGGCACCGGCGACGAGTCGACCGCCGAGGCGTACGGTCGCGATATCATCCGCTTTTCGGTGGCCGTCTACATCGTCTCGGCGGCGGTCGTCTTCGCCTTCGCCGGCCCCATTGTCGAGGCATTCGTCGACGACCCGACTGGCCCCGAGGTGCCGATTGCGGTCGACCTCGTTCGAGTGGCCTGTGTCGCCATCGTCCTACAGGGCGTTTCCGGCGGGGCCGCCGGGCCGTTGGACGCCGCTGGCGACACCCGCTGGCCGTTCGCCAGCCAGGCGCTGGGAATGTTCGGCGTCTCGATTCCGCTCGTCCTCGTCGGCGCGCTGACGCCGCTGGGAATCTACGGGCTCTATTTGGCTTTCCTCGCTGAGACGGCGGTACCGGCGGCGCTCAACTACTATCGGTTCCGCTCGGGCGCATGGAAGGCGGTCAGCCGCGAGTACCGTCCCGAGGCCGGGCGTGCCGATGATTGACGCCGCTGTCGCCGCACGCCAAGCCGGCAATACCCCTCACTGCTGGTGGTATCGAAAACGTTCATACGGGGGGCGGTCGAACCGCCGCCAAGTGACGACAGACGAAGAACTTCTGGCCGCCGCCGACGCGCTCCGGGAAGCGGTGCTCGTCGCGGGCAACGGGTCGACGGGGACCGCCGTCGCCGACTGGGTCGCCGCTGGCGACGCGCCCGCGGCGACTGACGTCGAGACGCCCGATGTCTCGGTCGTCGCCGTCGACGCGGCCGACGCGGACGCGAGTGCGGATATCGAGTCACCGGGGGCCTTGCTCTCGGTTGCGGTCGTCGCGGTGCCGCAGCGGCCGTCGGCGGGCGAGCGCCGCCTGCTGACTGCGCTGGAGTCGACAGTTGACACGGTCATCGTAACGACCGGAGACGCCCCCGAATTGACCACCGCCGTTGAGGCGTTCGTCTCGATGGTCAGAGACGCCGGCTTCGTCAACGTCGACCTCGCCGACGCCCGGACGGTGTTCGAACCGGTCGCACAGGCGGCGCTCGGCATCGGGGAGTCGCCCGGTGGCACGCCCGGAGAAGCCGTCGAAGAAGCCATCGCAGCGCTGCCGCCCGGCGTCGAAACCGACACCGCAAGCGGCGTGCTCGTGGACCTACGCGGCGGGCCATCGATGAGCGTCGGCGACGTAAACGACGCCGTGACGGCCGTCCGAGAGCAGGTGGGCACCGAAGCACACGTCATCTGGGGCGGAAAGGTGGATGAGGCCCTCTCGGAGACGGTCGTCGTCCGCCTCATCGCCGCCGGTGTCGACAACGTCCGGGCCGCCCCCGGCGATGATTGTCCGCGCTGTGACCGCGGGCTGTTTGCGTACACGCTCTCGGGGCTGCCGGGGCTTTCGTGTGACACCTGCGGCTTCGGCGGGGTCTCGACGGGTCGCAAAAAGAACTCGGAGTCGTCGTAGTTTCTCGGCAGTCGCCGCAGTAGTTTTCTATCGCCGGTCGGTCGGCGAGCCGTCGCGGTGGTGGGAAAGCCGTTCCCCGACGGCGTTCGGCACCGAGGTCCGACAGTAGCCGCAGTACCACGACCGGCCGGTCGTCGTCGATTCACGGTGGAGTTCGTCGACAGCACCCAGCGACGCGCCACAGCCGTCACAGGTGTAGGCGGCGGGCATACGCATGCTTACCAACGGAGCCACGTGAACTACCCCACCCTGTTCGCGCTGACGCGCTCGCTGAGGGTGGGGTTTCCTGGTTCCGCGACGCGCTTTTTCACGGACGGTCGGCGTGCGCCGACAGTCCGCGCAGGGAGCGCAGTCTCCGCAGGCGTGGATTTGGAGCGTCCCACTCCTACTCGGTGGTGACGGCGGAATCTGTCTCGACCGTCCTTCTTGTCGGACTCTAAGCCGAGACGATGAGTAGTTGCCATCACGGTTCCAGCCTTCGGCTGGCACCGTTATAAATTCATGGAACAGAGTGCAAACAATTCTGTGACGGCGTGGACGAATCGCAGAGCGATTCGTTCGCACACCAGAAACAGAGATTTCTGGGGACGTCCTCAGAAACGTAGTTTCTGATGGGCTGCACGAGAGCTTGCTCTCGTGAACGCTGTATCCCCTCCCTACTGCGTCCTCAAAACGCAAAGCGTTCTGATGTGCGAACGAGAGCTCCGCTCTCGTTACCGCTGCTTGTCCGCTACGCGGACTGCGCTGCTCGTTGAGCAAGGGGGCTTAGCGCCTCAATTCAGCTAACCGTATCGCCTACGAGAGCGACCGGACGTTCGAAAGCAAGAAGCCGGCGAAGGCGATGCGGAGCAGGAGGTCGATATACTGGTTTGCGACCGTCCCGGTGAAGGGGTCAAAGAGCCCCAGTAGCTCAAGCTGGGAATAGACGATGAGCATTCCCATCAGGAGGACAAGCAGGTTCCGCGCTTTCCAGTAGAGCAACCGTCGGCGGTCGTTCTGTTGGCTGGCGGTCCGCCAGACCGGGCCGAACAGGATGGCGGTAACCACGAGGTAGCCGGCGACGACGACCAGCCCGGCGACGGTGCTGACGGTCCCCTCAGTGAGGGTCGCAACGACGAACGATGTCCGCATCACCACCGGCGCGCCGACGAGCACGACGAGCATCCGGCGGGAGCTACCCGCCAGCACGCCGACGAAGCCGACAAGCACCGGGTATGCGATGAAGTCATCGACGGCGTTCGGCAACTCGATAGAGCCGGCCCAGATATCGAGGTGGCCGATGCCGGCGGCATCAAGCGTCGAGGAGGCCGCCGACAGCAGCACCAGCGCGACGAGCGGATAACAGTATTTTCGAAGTTCCGTCGGCTGCCGGCGCGTCCACGCCCAGAAGACGGCTCCCGAGACGAGAAAGATAGCCGCCGACACCAGATACAGCGTCGTGTCCGGAATCATCGGTTACGTCGGTTGGGTTGACCGCCGCTGTCTGGCACTTCCCCGGAACGGCCCCACCGCGTCGTGCCGTCTGTCGGACGACACCCGCTCGCTGGCGTGTTCATTGTATGGCTGTGTGTACCATACATCATAATAAAACGATTGTGCTCCACCCAACGCTGGAAAATCAGACGCGCGTTTCTCAGGGTTTTTCGCGCCGGTTCGGGCTACCGGTCGACGTACTCTTTTGCCAGCCACGCCTCGGCGCGCCGGAGGCGGTAGGTCAGCGTCGACCCCGGAATGCCGAGGTCGTCAGCGAGGTCGTAGGCCTCTGTCTCCCGCGGCGTCTCGTAGTAGCCGGCCTCGACGGCCGCCGCAAGCGCGTCGGCCTGCTCCGGCGGGAGGGCATCATCGGCCGCCGGGTCAGGGTCGGAGACGCGCTCGAAGGTGACATCCGCATCGGCAACAGCACGGACGTCTTCGATGAACGGCGAGATGTCACCGTCGGGCGCGAGCACGCGCCACCGCTGGCTCCGCTCGCGCCACGTCTCGTCGATGACGACGCCCTCGCCGAAGTGTTCGCGGGCGAGATGCGGTACTGAATCACAGTCCGGGGCCCGCTCCCAATAGGAGTACAACACGAGCGAGCTGTCGGTCCGGTCGAGCACCGTCGTCTCCCAGTCGCCGGCACAGCCGTCACGGACCAGACAGTCGGTGAAGTAGCGTGCGCCCGCCATATCCGCGAGCGAATCGAGGACCACGGCAGGACCCTGAGCGTGGTCGACCCGCCAGAGACTCGACTCGGTGACATGGCAGGCAGCCGACCGGAGCCGCGCGGCGGGGTGGTCAGCCAGCAGGTCAGCGACCGGGTTCACGCCGGGTTCGTGTGTGACGACGAAGACGACCTCGCGCATAGTTGTTGAGAGGAGTCCCGGCGGCAAGACGGCTACGGCTGGAAGACAGCCGCCCGGTCGTCGGTCTCGACGCCGTGTTCGGCATCCGCCGGTGCCGGCGGGCCGTCCTCGTAG from Natronomonas pharaonis DSM 2160 includes the following:
- a CDS encoding DUF6517 family protein, encoding MRINVAAFAVLAVVVTAGCAGALLGEDLDFESGETVIEESTAKDAGYELQLSEREEYSQTIDVGDDGNQTNVTVKSHMARYGQVDDDMPAGTGPVQVGTVTIPEATIAGQSVNPLLQMDTYELAARYVGGFDESGFEEHDNYTLQPFDDDSDANVTVFRVEPDEPDAEPTAFIHVLQTQRDDTGDTIVGYVMYPVDEEESETAERLLGALEYTPPEELEDSDAEDG
- a CDS encoding DUF2062 domain-containing protein — its product is MALLRARLGETVDDLRGRLHAALAERYTPGQVAGSFAVGVFITSLPTLGTGLLLFPPLSYLFAGISKVALVAAVAVMNPVVKWGVYGVSFWLGSRLLGPVEGVARGDIGLSAAPEVVTRLLVGNLLLAVVFTVVGYAVAYRLTVEYRQQNGGVGRIEGALEAVFGRR
- a CDS encoding MATE family efflux transporter — protein: MPNLFRLGVLAVGLALARAGLIDETRARRTTELAWPRIVTGIARMSKNAVDVAMVGVAVGSSAIAGVGIAGPFWGLAFAIGGGIAGGTIALVSQRYGADAYDELGQAVRTSAFLVVIASLPLVAVFWTYGPQLVGLLSSDPEVVRLGGDYLRLVGFGIPLAGLNLVGSRVLVGSDDAYTAMVVRAGGAVANVVINAVLIFGLGMGVEGAALGTVLSNAAVTAAFALGLTFGRLPGAGRFPVTVDPVGGYVDRATARDLIAIGAPVMGRNLVWTVAEIPMFAILDIFGSDVVSAFVIARRVWGLLNTPGWGFGLASSSLVGQELGTGDESTAEAYGRDIIRFSVAVYIVSAAVVFAFAGPIVEAFVDDPTGPEVPIAVDLVRVACVAIVLQGVSGGAAGPLDAAGDTRWPFASQALGMFGVSIPLVLVGALTPLGIYGLYLAFLAETAVPAALNYYRFRSGAWKAVSREYRPEAGRADD
- a CDS encoding FtsZ/tubulin family protein, translating into MTTDEELLAAADALREAVLVAGNGSTGTAVADWVAAGDAPAATDVETPDVSVVAVDAADADASADIESPGALLSVAVVAVPQRPSAGERRLLTALESTVDTVIVTTGDAPELTTAVEAFVSMVRDAGFVNVDLADARTVFEPVAQAALGIGESPGGTPGEAVEEAIAALPPGVETDTASGVLVDLRGGPSMSVGDVNDAVTAVREQVGTEAHVIWGGKVDEALSETVVVRLIAAGVDNVRAAPGDDCPRCDRGLFAYTLSGLPGLSCDTCGFGGVSTGRKKNSESS
- a CDS encoding bacteriorhodopsin codes for the protein MIPDTTLYLVSAAIFLVSGAVFWAWTRRQPTELRKYCYPLVALVLLSAASSTLDAAGIGHLDIWAGSIELPNAVDDFIAYPVLVGFVGVLAGSSRRMLVVLVGAPVVMRTSFVVATLTEGTVSTVAGLVVVAGYLVVTAILFGPVWRTASQQNDRRRLLYWKARNLLVLLMGMLIVYSQLELLGLFDPFTGTVANQYIDLLLRIAFAGFLLSNVRSLS
- a CDS encoding helix-turn-helix domain-containing protein — translated: MREVVFVVTHEPGVNPVADLLADHPAARLRSAACHVTESSLWRVDHAQGPAVVLDSLADMAGARYFTDCLVRDGCAGDWETTVLDRTDSSLVLYSYWERAPDCDSVPHLAREHFGEGVVIDETWRERSQRWRVLAPDGDISPFIEDVRAVADADVTFERVSDPDPAADDALPPEQADALAAAVEAGYYETPRETEAYDLADDLGIPGSTLTYRLRRAEAWLAKEYVDR